From Clarias gariepinus isolate MV-2021 ecotype Netherlands chromosome 2, CGAR_prim_01v2, whole genome shotgun sequence, one genomic window encodes:
- the LOC128506893 gene encoding MHC class I polypeptide-related sequence A-like has product MMMIMKTVCVVCVFLTLGCVGPASGGEHSLFYTYTALSKPLNLPGIYDFIAMGLLDDRELDFYDSQTQTKVPKQKWMRETMPEDYWEKGTQSRRSKEQWFKVNVEILIDRMRHNKTDLHVLQWRHGCVVEEGSDGRLTFVRGVDEYGYDGDDFLSFDEVNSRWIALVPAAEPTKRKWDDVAILNQYTKVYLEKECVDWLTKFIDYGKEELRKQSPPEAYIFFKKSVTDPSKLTLTCMATGFYPKDVEMNIRKLRTTLPEHLVTSSGIRPSGDGIYQLRKSVEIIDKDKDLYDCYVSHSTFKEPIIAQLKNTQHTPHPSDPGLGGTSERSWPLLSGITKKLKSEHSLFYTYTALSKPLNLPGIYDFIAMGLLDDRELDYYDSQTQTKVPKQNWMREKMPADYWEKGTQSRRSKEQWFKVNMDILIDRMRHNKTDLHVLQWRHGCVVEEGSDGRLTFVRGVDEYGYDGDDFLSFDEVNSRWIALVPAAEPTKKKWDDVAILNQYTKGYLEKECVDWLTMFIEYGKEELRKQSPPEAYIFFKKSVTDPSKLTLTCMATGFYPKDVEMNIRKLRTTLPEHLVTSSGIRPSGDGIYQLRKSVEIIDKDKDLYDCYVSHNALQTPILTPTDVSRVF; this is encoded by the exons atgatgatgataatgaagacggtgtgtgtggtgtgtgtgttcctcacaCTCGGGTGTGTCGGACCCGCTTCAGGAG GTGAGCACTCTCTGTTTTACACCTACACGGCTCTCTCTAAACCCCTCAACCTGCCCGGAATCTATGACTTCATCGCTATGGGCCTGCTTGATGATCGAGAACTCGACTTCTATGACAGTCAGACTCAGACTAAGGTTCCTAAACAGAAATGGATGAGAGAGACGATGCCAGAGGACTACTGGGAAAAAGGAACTCAGTCCCGCAGGAGTAAAGAGCAGTGGTTTAAGGTTAACGTGGAAATCCTGATTGATAGGATGAGACACAATAAGACTG ACCTTCATGTCCTTCAGTGGAGACACGGCTGTGTGGTTGAAGAAGGCTCAGATGGAAGACTTACATTTGTGAGAGGAGTTGATGAGTACGGCTACGATGGTGATGATTTCCTCTCCTTCGATGAGGTAAACTCGAGGTGGATTGCTCTAGTCCCGGCTGCTGAGCCGACCAAAAGGAAATGGGATGATGTGGCCATCCTTAACCAGTACACCAAGGTCTACCtggagaaagagtgtgtggacTGGCTCACCAAGTTCATCGACTATGGAAAAGAAGAGCTTAGGAAACAAT CTCCACCAGAAGCGTACATATTCTTTAAGAAATCAGTGACTGACCCCAGCAAGCTGACTCTGACCTGCATGGCCACGGGGTTCTATCCTAAAGATGTGGAGATGAATATAAGAAAGTTGAGAACAACCCTACCTGAACATCTGGTAACATCTTCAGGAATCAGACCCAGTGGTGATGGAATCTACCAGCTGAGGAAGAGTGTGGAGATCATAGACAAGGACAAAGATCTTTATGATTGTTATGTGTCTCACAGCACCTTTAAAGAACCAATAATTGCACAATTGA AAAACACCCAACACACCCCACATCCGAGTGATCCTGGCCTGGGTGGGACATCTGAGCGATCCTGGCCTCTTCTGAGTGGTATcactaaaaaattaaaaa GTGAGCACTCTCTGTTTTACACCTACACGGCTCTCTCTAAACCCCTCAACCTGCCCGGAATCTATGACTTCATCGCTATGGGCCTGCTTGATGATCGAGAACTTGACTACTATGACAGTCAGACTCAGACTAAGGTTCCTAAACAGAATTGGATGAGAGAGAAGATGCCAGCGGATTACTGGGAGAAAGGAACTCAGTCCCGCAGGAGTAAAGAGCAGTGGTTTAAGGTCAACATGGACATCCTAATTGATCGGATGAGACACAATAAGACTG ACCTTCATGTCCTTCAGTGGAGACATGGCTGTGTGGTTGAAGAAGGCTCAGATGGAAGACTTACATTTGTGAGAGGAGTTGATGAGTACGGCTACGATGGTGATGATTTCCTCTCCTTCGATGAGGTAAACTCGAGGTGGATTGCTCTAGTCCCGGCTGCTGAGCCGACGAAAAAGAAATGGGATGATGTGGCCATCCTTAACCAGTACACCAAGGGCTACCtggagaaagagtgtgtggacTGGCTCACCATGTTCATCGAGTATGGAAAAGAAGAGCTTAGGAAACAAT CTCCACCAGAAGCGTACATATTCTTTAAGAAATCAGTGACTGACCCCAGCAAGCTGACTCTGACCTGCATGGCCACGGGGTTCTATCCTAAAGATGTGGAGATGAATATAAGAAAGTTGAGAACAACCCTACCTGAACATCTGGTAACATCTTCAGGAATCAGACCCAGTGGTGATGGAATCTACCAGCTGAGGAAGAGTGTGGAGATCATAGACAAGGACAAAGATCTTTATGATTGTTATGTGTCTCACAACGCCCTTCAAACACCAATACTTACTCCAACGG